The genomic interval TAAGAAACGTTACACCGGATTCATTGTAATAAAAAGATAGTGATGATCGATAAAAAGAAAATCCTTTTAAATCTACTTGTAGCTGCTGCATGTTATGTACCGGCGAAGGCTCAGCAGAGTCCTATCTATTCCCAGTACATGCTGAATGGTATAGTGATCAATCCTGCTTATGCCAGCACCGATGAATCAGCCAGTTTAACAGTGGTAGGTCGTAATCAGTGGGTAGGAGTGGATGGAGCGCCTAAAACAGCTACAATGTCTTTTTATACGCCGATGAATCAGAAAGGGACCAGTATCGGGTTCACGGCTATGCGGGAATCGATCACCGTACAAACACGTACCGACTATAACCTGCTGGCAGCACAGAAGGTTTCCCTGAACGAAACTTTGCAGCTGGCCATGGGATTGCAGGCTGGTATGTCGCAGTATAATGAAAAGAATAGTGAGCTGACCACTACCGACCCGACATTCGCTTCCAATCTGAGTTATTGGAAGACGCAGGTAGGATTTGGTTTTGCACTCTTTTCTGAGAACTTTTACCTCGGTTTATCAGCGCCCGCCTTTAAAAGTTTTGATCTCGGCAACAGCGTAAATAAAGTGAAGACCATTTCACATTATTATATGCAGGCAGCATATGCAGCGAGGGTAAATGACGATGTGCTGGTAAAACCATCCATATTGCTGAGGCAGGCAAAAGGCACTGGTTTGCAATATGACATCAACACAAGCGTGCTCCTGAAGGAAATAGTCTGGCTGGGTGCTTCCTGGCGTTCAGAGAAGACAGTGACCGGCTTGGTGCAGGTGAGAGTAGGGCCTTATTTCCAGTTTGGTTATTCCTATGATACGCCGATGTCATCTAACCTGAAAGGAGCGCAGACAGTATCGCATGAGCTCATGCTGAATCTGCGTTTTGGCTGGAGTAGCGATCATGAAATTCTTCCGCGGGTTTTCTAATTCATGAGCTTATATTACCGAAAACACATACTGATTTATCAAATTCCCGCATTACAAATGCGGGAATTTTTTTTGCCCTCATATTCAGTTGATAATGAAGGGATAGCGGAGGTTTCCTTCTTTTTAGGAAAAAGGCCTGCGTTAAAATCCATGTTTAAACATTTACCGTAAGTATGTATAGATAGGTGAAGAGGGATAAGTAATATTTTCCGGATACACCTGAAGAATTTTAATTAGAAAAGTTGTGTCTTTTAATGGTTAACTTGGGAAACAGCCTGGTATTTTTACCAGGCTGGATTTTTTTATAGGGGTTTCCTCATCACGTAGTCTCTCATCCAGTAATCGTTACCGATATACGTGTCTTTCTCTTTCAGGATGGTAAAACCCTGTTTTTCATAAAAGAATCTCGCTTTATTATCTCTTTTTACATCCAGCTCCAGAACGGTCGCATTTGCCGCTTTAACCCGTTCTATAACGCCCTCAAGCAGGAACTTCCCCACACCTTTTCCCTGGTAGTCGCCATGCACGTATATTTTCTGCAGCTTGTAAATGCCTGGTTCATCAGTAGTGCTGTAAGAAGTAAAGCCGATCGGCCGCTGGGCATCATACAACAGCAGGAACTGGTGTTCTTTTTCTGTCATCTGGCTCGTCAGTGAAGCTGTGCTGTAGATCAATGCTATCATATATTCCAGCTGTTCAGGTGTCATGAGGTCCTTATAGGTTGGCCTCCAGATCTCGTCTGTTAACTGCTGTATAAGTGGAATATCGCTAACGGTAGCTGTTCGTATCTGGTACATAATTACCTATGATTATTTATGCCTTTCCTGTTATTTTATCTATCACTTCCAGCAGCCGGTCTATAGGCGTATAGCCTTTGGCGATCAGGAAGTATTCTTTGCCATCATCCAGGATAGCTGCAGGGAAGCCTGTTATGCCCCATTGCTCTACCTGTTTGAACTCCTGGACCGTATCATACCTGTTGTTATCTTCTTTCATTTTGTCGAGGAACTCTTCTACAGGCAGCTGATATTTTGGCAATAGATGGCGATAGGTATCATCGTCATTCAGGCTCTTGCCATCATAGTTTAAGGCCACCTGCATATCGTGTGCAAAGGACAGCGCTTTAGCCGGCAGGTATTGTTTGAACACGGTGAGCGCAATGCTGGGTTTTTCAGAATCCATGATATCATCTGTATGCAGATATGTTTCAAGGAATGCTGGTCCAAATTTAACGCCAGTTACTGCTTCCACCTGTTTATGTGCCTGGCTGATATAGTTGTACATGGCAGACGCAGGTCTGTGATTCGCACTGAGGAACATGCCTCCGGAAAGGACCTCTACTTCCATGTCATTCCCGAACCGCTGCAGTAATTCCTCTACAACAGGAGTAAAACCATAACACCACCCGCAAAGGGCGTCATATATATAGATCAGTTTCATGTATGCTGTTTACGTTGGCAACTCTAAAGTCTTTATTTTTTCTTCCTGCTGATGAAGGCTTCCAGTTCTGCTGCACTGAAACTGCTCAGGTTATGAGCTGCTGTCAGTCTGCCTTTGCGTGCAGCCAGGGTACCGTAATAGATATCATGGAATCCATCTGTACTGTGTGCATCCGGGTCAATGGACAATAATACATTTTTCTCCATGGCATAAGGTATCCATTCCCAGTCGATGTCCAGTCTGCGTGGATGCGCATTGATCTCGATCACTACATTGTTGGCCGCACAGGCATCAATGATCTGCCGGTGATTTACCGGATAGCCGTTACGGCTCAGGAGCAGCCGGCCGGTCATATGTCCGAGAATGGTAGTATATGGATTTTCGATTGCTTTTAATAAGCGCGTCATTGCTTTTTCCTCGCTCATCTTCAGATTGGAGTGAACGGATGCGATCACCAGGTCAAACGTTGCCAGTATCTCATCCGGGTAATCCAGGCTGCCATCATTGAGGATATCCGCTTCAACACTCTTGAATATGCGGAAAGGCGCCAGTTGTTTATTCAGTTCATCTATCTCCGCATGCTG from Chitinophaga filiformis carries:
- a CDS encoding type IX secretion system membrane protein PorP/SprF; translation: MIDKKKILLNLLVAAACYVPAKAQQSPIYSQYMLNGIVINPAYASTDESASLTVVGRNQWVGVDGAPKTATMSFYTPMNQKGTSIGFTAMRESITVQTRTDYNLLAAQKVSLNETLQLAMGLQAGMSQYNEKNSELTTTDPTFASNLSYWKTQVGFGFALFSENFYLGLSAPAFKSFDLGNSVNKVKTISHYYMQAAYAARVNDDVLVKPSILLRQAKGTGLQYDINTSVLLKEIVWLGASWRSEKTVTGLVQVRVGPYFQFGYSYDTPMSSNLKGAQTVSHELMLNLRFGWSSDHEILPRVF
- a CDS encoding DsbA family protein, with product MKLIYIYDALCGWCYGFTPVVEELLQRFGNDMEVEVLSGGMFLSANHRPASAMYNYISQAHKQVEAVTGVKFGPAFLETYLHTDDIMDSEKPSIALTVFKQYLPAKALSFAHDMQVALNYDGKSLNDDDTYRHLLPKYQLPVEEFLDKMKEDNNRYDTVQEFKQVEQWGITGFPAAILDDGKEYFLIAKGYTPIDRLLEVIDKITGKA
- a CDS encoding GNAT family N-acetyltransferase; this translates as MYQIRTATVSDIPLIQQLTDEIWRPTYKDLMTPEQLEYMIALIYSTASLTSQMTEKEHQFLLLYDAQRPIGFTSYSTTDEPGIYKLQKIYVHGDYQGKGVGKFLLEGVIERVKAANATVLELDVKRDNKARFFYEKQGFTILKEKDTYIGNDYWMRDYVMRKPL